The proteins below are encoded in one region of Dehalococcoidia bacterium:
- a CDS encoding ArsR family transcriptional regulator: MDGTRPQILHFVLRHSSATVEDIATALHLAPATVRRHLDILQRDNLIAYREVRRKTGRPEHVFYLTENGLDRLPKSYGNLLAMLLDEIKALNVQDIEGRDGRSVLQTALQRIGERLVERHESKMTGRSFQEQLVGVVDILRGEDFYPELDWAGPGRVRIRLLNCPFRCVAQGNNAVCCIDKALITNLLNTEVDRENCLADGSPSCSYVIAVKPSIALRPADSTPAMV, encoded by the coding sequence ATGGACGGGACCAGGCCACAAATCCTCCATTTCGTCCTCCGTCACTCCAGCGCCACCGTCGAGGACATCGCCACCGCCCTCCATCTCGCGCCTGCGACCGTCCGGCGCCACCTCGACATTCTGCAGCGGGACAACCTTATCGCCTACCGGGAGGTCCGCCGGAAGACGGGCCGCCCCGAGCACGTCTTCTACTTGACCGAGAACGGACTTGATCGCCTCCCCAAGAGCTACGGCAACCTGCTGGCCATGCTCCTGGACGAGATCAAGGCGCTCAACGTCCAGGACATCGAAGGGCGCGACGGGCGCAGCGTCCTGCAAACGGCCTTGCAGCGCATCGGCGAACGCCTGGTTGAGCGCCACGAAAGCAAGATGACCGGCAGGAGCTTCCAAGAGCAGCTCGTCGGGGTGGTGGACATCCTGCGCGGTGAAGATTTCTACCCGGAGTTGGACTGGGCCGGCCCGGGCCGGGTGCGCATCCGCCTGCTCAACTGTCCCTTCCGGTGCGTTGCCCAGGGCAACAACGCCGTCTGTTGCATTGACAAAGCGCTCATCACCAATCTGCTGAACACCGAGGTGGACCGGGAAAACTGTCTGGCTGACGGCAGTCCCTCGTGCTCCTACGTGATCGCGGTCAAGCCGTCAATCGCGCTTCGACCCGCTGACTCCACCCCTGCCATGGTTTAA